CACTTCTAGTTTCATAAGCCAAATGTTCTTCGTCCAATGAAAATTGGGCATTTACATTTTCCTTATTTCCACGTGCATCAAGCCTGATCCATTTATCTAATTGCTCAATATAAACAGTATTAAAAGCGTGGATAATATAACCATCACTTGCATCATCTGCTCTTGTAAGCAACTGATAGCTAATTCCAGATGGAATTCCATTTGCTCTTAGAAGAGCTGCAAGAAGACATGATTTTGTCCAGCACACCCCTGTTTTATTTGCAAGTACTTCACTAGCTTTTTTTGAGACAACACTTGCATTAATATCCCATGAATGTGGAATTTCATCACGAACAAACATGAAACATCGCTCAATATAATCAATATCATCACTAGATAACTCTTTTAGATGACCAACCTTTTTTTGAATGTTTTCATCATTATAGTCAATGCTTTGTGTTTCAATTAAATAATCGTTCATTTAACAATCCCCTATAAGTTGAGAGGCAAATCCCCAATTATATTAGCTTTTTTTGAGATTAAAACTGTATCTTCAAGTCTAACTCCAAATTCTCCTTCCAAGTATATTCCAGGTTCAACTGTTATAACCATTCCCTTTTCAATTACTGTTTCATCACGTGTTGAAAATCCAGGAGTTTCATGAATATCAAGACCTAAACTGTGACCTGTTGAGTGTATAAAGTTATCACCATACCCATAGTCTGAAATAATATCACGGGCAACCTTGTCTATTTCACAGCATTTTAAACCTGGTTTGATTGCTTTAATAGCTTTATCATGAGCTTCACGAACAATATCCCAAATTTCCTGTTGAGCTTCACTAAATACAATAGTTCTTGTATTATCAGAACAATACCCGTCAAATATTGCTCCCCAGTCAATTAAAATTGGTTCTTGTAATTTTTTAGCCTCAGGAACAGCATGAGGAAGGCTTGAATTAGCACCACTGGTTACTATTGTGTCAAATGATTCTTTTGAAGCACCATTTTCAATCATATATCTTACAAGATCAAAAGCTATTTCCTTTTCAGTTGATTCATTATTCCTAATATCCAATTGTAAAAATGATTTTTGAGCAATTTCAGTTGCTTTTGTGATATTTTCAATCTCACGAGGAGTTTTAATCATACGCTGCTCATCAACATATGTTTTTGCACAAATGTTAAAATCATCTCTAAATCTTACATAAGTACTGAATGGAAGAGTTGGTTCAATTGCAAGGTTTTTAATACCTTCTTTTTTTAATTCACCAACCATAACATCATATGATTCATATTCTTTAACTTCAATAGCTGAATCACGTTTTGCAATTTCCATATCCATTCCAGATGCATAAATAATCGGATTTTCTTTAATTATACAAAAAGCAAAACTTGTTGGTTTATATCCTGAAAGATAACTGACATTGTTAAATTGTGTTAGCATATAAGCATGAATATTATCTTCCTGCAATTTTTTTAAAATATTATTTACATGTATTTGCATGTTTAATAATTAAGAAAAAAGTATTATAAAAAAATAAAGGATAATTTTATTAAAGTCAAATTAGATATTTTAAAAGTATGTTTAAATTTACAGCTAATGAAATAAGAGATTTAATAATTGCATTTGTTGTAATCTCTTTAAGTTTTGCAATAGTACAAGGAGGAAGAGACCCTTCTTTAGTACTTAATATTTTACCAATTGTTATGGTTGGTGTAGGAACAGGTTTTATATTGCATGAACTTGGACATAAATTCGTGTCAATGAAGTACGGATACTGGGCAGAATTTAAATTATGGCCACAAGGATTAATATTTGCACTTTTAAGTTCATTTTTAGGATTTGTATTTGCAGCACCTGGTGCAGTATATACCTATGCAAACTATATGAACGATGAAATCAACGGTAAAATCTCAATTGCTGGACCTATTGTCAATATAATCATTGCATTAATCTTCTTGGCAATTTGTGTTGTTGTTTACCCAACAGCATTTTTCTCTGAAACATCCTTGTTAATATTCCTTGTTTGTTCAGTAGGATATACAATTAACAGTTTCCTTGCTACATTTAACTTAATACCATTTGGAAACTTGGATGGATCTAAAGTATTAACCTGGAATGCTGGAATTTGGGTTGTTACAATTGCAGTTGCAGGTTTAATGACTTTTATGTCAATGACAATAGGCGTTGAAAATATTGTAAGATTAATTATAGGACTTTAAGAATGACAGAACAGCTCACATATTTTGAAGGAACACACAGAGTTATTGCTCCTGAAAAAACAATTGAAAATAATGAAGATAAATTGATAACTGCAGGAATTACCCGTATTGCAGACATTACTGATTTGGATAGAATTGGACTTCCAGTATTTACTGCAATCAGACCTACTGCAGAAGATGGTGCAATCAGTATTTATGGTGGAAAAGGAATCACAAAAGACCATGCTAAAGCGTCTGCTATGATGGAAGGTTTTGAGAGATATTCTGCTGAAAAACAGGACGATGATGAAACAATTATCGCAACTGTTGATGAAATCAGCACTAAAGGTGAATATATTGATCCTAAAACCTTAAATCTACCTCAAAAATATGAAAAAGAAGATATATCACAAATCCCATTAGAATGGAATTTAGCAACAGATATAATCTCAAATAAAGACCATTATGTTCCTTCAAATGCAGTATTCCACCCATATACTCATGATAATGATATTCAGAGCTTTTTTAAATCAAACACCAATGGTCTTGCTTCAGGAAACATTTTAGAAGAAGCAATATTACATGGAATGTTTGAAGTAATTGAAAGAGATGCGTGGAGTATTTTTGAGTTAACACATAAAAATTATTCACAAATCAATTTAGACACTATTGAAAGTGAATTGATAAACAATACCATTGAAAAATTTGAATCCAATGGAATTAAAATTAAATTGATGGATTTCACAGCAGATATCCAAGTTCCAACAATAGCTGCTTCTGCAGACGATACTGTTACAAAAGATGCTGGATTATTAACACTTGGAATGGGAACACACCTTGATCCAGAAATTGCTGTTTTAAGAGCACTAACCGAAGTTGCACAAAGCAGAGCAACCCAAATCAACGGTGCTCGTGAAGACACAGTAAGAGCAGATTTTGCACGTGAAGCAGGTTATGAAAGAATGAAAAGAATCAACAAATACTACTTCAGACAGGAAGAAGAGCAAGTTGATTTTAGAGATATTGAAAATAAATCCACAACATCCATTAATGAAGATATTGAAATTGTAAAAGATGAATTAATAGCTAATGATATTAAACACATCCTATATACTGATTTAACAAGACCTGAACTTGACATAAGTGTTGTAAGAGTCATAATTCCAGAAATGGAGCTTTATGCAATTGATCCTAATCGTGCAGGATACAGATTTTTAAGAGTATGATAAAATGGTAAAGATTCTCATTTATACAGGGCTTTCACTTCCTTTTAGCGAAGCAAAGGAAATTTTAGATTCACACGACGATATTGAAGTAGTCTACAAAAGACCAATCAAAAGAGGAGACTTAAGTCACGATATAAAAGAAAATCCGGACATTATCGCAATAATTGATGGAGTATTTCATCAAAATTCTGCTGTTGGACATAGAGAAATCCTTAGTGTGATGAAAAAAGGAGTTAAAGTATATGGTTCTTCAAGTATGGGAGCTCTTAGAGCATCAGAACTTGACGTTTTAGGAATGGAAGGTATTGGATATTGTTATAATGAATATGCAAGTGGAAATGTTACTTCTGATGATGATGTTGCAGTAATGCTTGACAGTGAAACACTAGAAGCACTTTCAGTTCCATTAATTAGTATGAATTATGTTTTTACAAATGCAGTAGCTGAAAATATAATAACCAAAGAAGAAAAAGATGAACTAATTAAGATTACAAAAGAAACCTATTATCCTAAAAGAAATTATGCTCAAACATTATCACAATCAAGTTTAGACGCTGATAAAAAAGGAAAATTAATTGATTTTATTCGTACTTCAAAAGATATTAAAAAAGAAGATGCAAAAGAATTGCTAAACCATATTAAGTCAGTGATTGAATGAATATAGAAAATAAGATAAACACCGTTAAAGAAATATTAAAAGACAAAAAGGTAGCTATTGGTTTTTCAGGCGGAAGTGATTCAACATTAATCATTTATTTAGCATCCCTTTTTGCAAAAGACACCCTTGCAATTACCATTGATAATCATTTAATGCCAACTGGTTTTATTGAACATACCAAAAGAGTAACTGATCTTTATAATGTTCGCCATGAGATAATTGATATTGATTTTTATAAAGATGATGATTTTTTAGAAAATTCACCAAAAAGATGTTATACATGCCGTAATTTAATGTATAGTGAAATTAAAAAGCTTGCAGTTGAAAATGGCTTTGATTATATTTGTGACGGCAATAACATCAGCGATTTAATTGATGATCGCCCAGGAATATTAATTACTTATGCTAATAACTTCAAAACACCATTAATTGAAGCTAGATTAAACTCAAAGGAAATTCACGAATATCTTGATAAAAATAATATTCCTTATTCAAAATCAACTACATGCCTTGCAACAAGAATTAAAACTGATACTCCAATTACAAAAGAAAAAATAGATACTATCAGTTATTGTGAAGATTATATTTTATCCAATACCAACTGCGAAATCGTCAAAGTTAGAGATTTTGGAAAAGTTAGTATGTGTGAAGTAGATAATATTATTGAAGTTCTGCAAGATAATAAATTTAAACAGATAAACGATGAATTAAAAAAGCAAGGTTATAAAAAAGTATCATTAAATTTATCAGAAATTAAAAATACTGATGAGATAATTCTTGATTGCAAAAATGGTTCATTTTCATATAACCTTCCATTCACAATCAACATGGAAAATACAAAAAAACAACTTAAAAATGAAATTTTGAATAAAACAAATAAAAAAATAGAAATAGAAAATATTGATATTTATGATACCGGTTTAATAAAAGGAAATAATTTTAAAAACTATGAAGATGCATTAAACAGATTCATGTATGTCCTTACAAAAATAAGGAGAAACATCTAGTTTTTCATTTCCATATATTTTTTTAATACGATATCCGGAGTTTCAATACTTTGATCAAAAGTGGTCAATAATTCTTTAGGTTCAAAATCATCTTCTACTTTTCTAAGATTCTTAAGGAAAATAGAATCTCCATCAATTTTAAACCCAACGTCATCTGCTGTAATTGAGATTAATTTTATTTCAATTTCAGAAGCTTTTTCCAAAGCATCATTTGATTTAACCTCATATTTTAAATTCAACATTTTATGAGGCATAATCTCATTAATAGTTCTTTTGATAACAGAATCCAAAAGTTCCAAAAATTTAATGGCAGGAGGCATATCATTAGCCCACCAATATGTAAGAACAGAATTTAAAACAATTTCGTGTTCGGAGAAATCATCATATAACCTCGCACGAACACCAACACTTGTATTATCAACTACTTTAATCACTAAAACTGGACTAACTGCCATTATACCACTATTCTTGCGGAATTAATGCTTTAATTAAATCACTAGCTCTTACAAGACCTACTAAATTACCTTCAACACCAATAACAGGAATTTGTTCAATGTTTAAGGTTTTCATTTTTCTAGCACAGTCAGAAACTTTAGT
This Methanobacteriaceae archaeon DNA region includes the following protein-coding sequences:
- a CDS encoding transglutaminase-like domain-containing protein translates to MNDYLIETQSIDYNDENIQKKVGHLKELSSDDIDYIERCFMFVRDEIPHSWDINASVVSKKASEVLANKTGVCWTKSCLLAALLRANGIPSGISYQLLTRADDASDGYIIHAFNTVYIEQLDKWIRLDARGNKENVNAQFSLDEEHLAYETRSELGEIDYHNNQTDLDERLVNVLAKCNEVSEIRTDFEF
- a CDS encoding TfuA-related McrA-glycine thioamidation protein — encoded protein: MVKILIYTGLSLPFSEAKEILDSHDDIEVVYKRPIKRGDLSHDIKENPDIIAIIDGVFHQNSAVGHREILSVMKKGVKVYGSSSMGALRASELDVLGMEGIGYCYNEYASGNVTSDDDVAVMLDSETLEALSVPLISMNYVFTNAVAENIITKEEKDELIKITKETYYPKRNYAQTLSQSSLDADKKGKLIDFIRTSKDIKKEDAKELLNHIKSVIE
- a CDS encoding ATP-binding protein, giving the protein MNIENKINTVKEILKDKKVAIGFSGGSDSTLIIYLASLFAKDTLAITIDNHLMPTGFIEHTKRVTDLYNVRHEIIDIDFYKDDDFLENSPKRCYTCRNLMYSEIKKLAVENGFDYICDGNNISDLIDDRPGILITYANNFKTPLIEARLNSKEIHEYLDKNNIPYSKSTTCLATRIKTDTPITKEKIDTISYCEDYILSNTNCEIVKVRDFGKVSMCEVDNIIEVLQDNKFKQINDELKKQGYKKVSLNLSEIKNTDEIILDCKNGSFSYNLPFTINMENTKKQLKNEILNKTNKKIEIENIDIYDTGLIKGNNFKNYEDALNRFMYVLTKIRRNI
- a CDS encoding aminopeptidase P family protein, coding for MQIHVNNILKKLQEDNIHAYMLTQFNNVSYLSGYKPTSFAFCIIKENPIIYASGMDMEIAKRDSAIEVKEYESYDVMVGELKKEGIKNLAIEPTLPFSTYVRFRDDFNICAKTYVDEQRMIKTPREIENITKATEIAQKSFLQLDIRNNESTEKEIAFDLVRYMIENGASKESFDTIVTSGANSSLPHAVPEAKKLQEPILIDWGAIFDGYCSDNTRTIVFSEAQQEIWDIVREAHDKAIKAIKPGLKCCEIDKVARDIISDYGYGDNFIHSTGHSLGLDIHETPGFSTRDETVIEKGMVITVEPGIYLEGEFGVRLEDTVLISKKANIIGDLPLNL
- a CDS encoding site-2 protease family protein, with amino-acid sequence MFKFTANEIRDLIIAFVVISLSFAIVQGGRDPSLVLNILPIVMVGVGTGFILHELGHKFVSMKYGYWAEFKLWPQGLIFALLSSFLGFVFAAPGAVYTYANYMNDEINGKISIAGPIVNIIIALIFLAICVVVYPTAFFSETSLLIFLVCSVGYTINSFLATFNLIPFGNLDGSKVLTWNAGIWVVTIAVAGLMTFMSMTIGVENIVRLIIGL
- a CDS encoding YcaO-related McrA-glycine thioamidation protein is translated as MTEQLTYFEGTHRVIAPEKTIENNEDKLITAGITRIADITDLDRIGLPVFTAIRPTAEDGAISIYGGKGITKDHAKASAMMEGFERYSAEKQDDDETIIATVDEISTKGEYIDPKTLNLPQKYEKEDISQIPLEWNLATDIISNKDHYVPSNAVFHPYTHDNDIQSFFKSNTNGLASGNILEEAILHGMFEVIERDAWSIFELTHKNYSQINLDTIESELINNTIEKFESNGIKIKLMDFTADIQVPTIAASADDTVTKDAGLLTLGMGTHLDPEIAVLRALTEVAQSRATQINGAREDTVRADFAREAGYERMKRINKYYFRQEEEQVDFRDIENKSTTSINEDIEIVKDELIANDIKHILYTDLTRPELDISVVRVIIPEMELYAIDPNRAGYRFLRV